Sequence from the Plasmodium yoelii strain 17X genome assembly, chromosome: 10 genome:
TTAAcacattattaataataataggtcataaaatataaggttttttttaaaaatatttatattaagaataataaaatctTTTACACTATTATATCTGCTcacgatttcaaaaaaaaatggagtTTATCAAATAAAACAGTAAACAGGCTTGTAAATGTAAAATAAGGCTATAgatcttttctttttttttttcattttttttgcacACAGTTTGAGAGTATTACCCAATCACGCTGTTTGTAtaaatgttttataaaaaaatagtgttgttacaaatataataaatcttCATAAATCGTAGATTAggtaaacaaaataaaagacAAAATAAAGAACATATTTTAAGTTGGCTAACTTTGGTACTATTTTAACCTGAACAGTCagaatatttttacattcgctattatttttttacaaaaaggacaaaaaaataagatatattaatattaaaaatacgatatatttatgtcaaaaattatatacatatataagtAAGTGTGTTactcatttttatattaataagaaaaattggtatatattgttttacaTGTTGAATTTGGTTTTCATTCATTTTCCCCCAAAATAATctcatatatgtataattttaCAATTCCATaacatcattttttaaagatGAATATATAGTCATAAAATTGATCTAAACCCgttttgtatattatatgtataaacaTAAACTTTTATTGTTTCagtaatataacaataaagaaaaatattttacaataaATGGATAAACGAATAGATTAATAATGggattattttatattacaatttttttttttttttttttttttatttaaaaaaaattattaatcgGTGTTTTGGCTACATGGGAAAGTAAAATTATTGCATGTCATGTCAATTTCTAATATTGGTAGAAATGGCGCATTAAGTATTTATACACACAAAATAAGTTTATGTTAATCTAAGACTGGGAATGTCATTTCTGcactaaatatatttttattatttttgaataatatAGTATGTCAtgttttttgtatttaaaaaaaaaaaaaaaaaaactaagtGAGAAAAATATACGAATTATAAATCAAGTACAAAATGAttagtaaaaatattatcgATTTATtggaaaaaagaaataatgaatataaaaatatagaaaataataaatatcgCTGTCAATATGAAAGTAAACAAGTTATATacgaatatatatataattctaaCATTGTagagaataataaaaatgtagaagaaaatgaaaaatgtgataaaaaaatatcatataaTTGTTGCTCTTTAGATATAGGGGGaacattaataaaattggcttatttaaataatatatatattaacactaATAATGAAGATAGATATAGACTTAAAAATTTAGGGATAAAAATCGAAAAcgataaatatttatttgttgatttttttagtgtaaataaattaaatgaagcattaaattttataataaaaaataatttaataaaagacaaaaaaattatattaacagGAGGAGggtcatataaatattactataatataattgaaaaaataatacatgaacatattttaaaaaaatttaatataaaaaataacgaatatattttaacaatATCAAAATATCAATATTGTGAAGAAATATCTAccttatatatacaattgcAATTAAATAGAAATcacaaaataaatgtatcGAACCAAATAAAATTCGacaacatatttttaactaACTTTGGTAAATATGAGCGtcttgttatatatatagaaaattttgaaaaatcaaaaaataacatgaataagatattaaataatgatgatgttgatgaaataaaaaacaattttatttataatacagAACTACTTCTAGAAGTTTGTAGAAAAGATGAAATGTATTGTGTTATTAatggaatatataaattattcaatgtaaaaaaatctattataaaatatgataatatattaaaagcaCAAATACCAATACAAATCAAATCACCACTTTATCCATTTATTATAGCCAATATTGGATCCGGAATATCTATTTTAAAATCGGATTCTTATAATTCTTTTAGTCGAATATCAGGCACATCAATTGGTGGGGGTACAGTTATAGGGCTAGCTACATTAATATTTGGGAAAATTTCTTTTGATGATTTAgttaaattatcatataaaGGAAATGGAAATCTtgatttaaaatttaaacaCTTGAAAAATGATGTAGGAAGTAATGAATGTGTAAAAGATAATACATTGGTGTCGTTGTTTGGGTTAGTCAATAATATacttgaaaataataaagaaaataaagatCAAACAGAACAAATTAATCAAGATATAGCTAGAAGTCTAATTTTAATGGTATCATATAATATTGGCTATTTGGTATATTTGCTAGCCAAAATACATTCAGTAAAGAGGTGAgcttatatgaaaataaaaaaaaaattcgaaaaaaaatttcgaaaaaaattattaatttaatagGTTATTGAAAAATGTATTATCGATTATAGAGACTTGTACATGTTGTAATGAGTGAGCACGTTTATTagtgttatttttttatttgtttttttttttttagaatatttttttcgggaaaatatataaataataatgaatatattatgGAATCAATAACAAAGGGTGTATATTATCATTTCCGTCATTATAATAAGACTATTGAAAATATTGGATGTTTCAATAATGcaccaaaaaatattaataaaaaaaatttatttaataattatgacAATATAGTAGATATGTCTTGCTATAAACTTGAGGTTATAAAAGACGATTTTCATTTGCGATCTTACGTAAggatacaataaaaataaattaaataatttgttctTTTTTACATTAACGAGCTTAAATTGTATTGTTTATACTAATCTTCATTTTAtcattgtaatttttttttttttttttttttcaaatcaTATTAAGGGCCAAACGAGTAAAGATGATACAATACCCGAAGTTCTTTTTCTTAAACATGATGGATTTTTAGGAGTTATCGGaggttttttttcttaatttttttaatatgtaaatagtaaaataaagaatatatgtgaaaaaatacaaatatagtTAATGTTTTGCAAACATGGTTTTATTTTACCgtcaaattattttaatataatattaatgaatatatgttatttgtgtattttaaaaaatgcttTTGTAaattacacatatatatattatattatatatatgtcgTTATAATAAGAACagttttttttgataattaaACAATATAATCATTGTGTATTATTACAtagtattttatatttttttatttgcacATAGATATATTGCGCACTTTTGCATTGTTATATAGGATTAAATGGTAAATGTGTAAAATGGTAAAATGTGTAAAATGTACAAAATGGTAAAATGTACAAAATGATGAATGTACAAAATGATGAATGTGTAAAGTGCTTAAATACATTTTAGTTATTTTGTTTCCCCAATGTGCTTcgtttttttaacatttttatttatctcgcttttatcaaaatagcgcatttttttttgtcacatttttattactaaCATGCTTATTCGCAGATAAAGATaagatgtttttttttttttgttttaataatttttttatttcataaaaaCTTTGACATTTTTTCGCTTTAGTCTTAATTTTGATAACgttattatgatatatgctatataatatatgctattataatatatctatataatatatgctattataatattttttttataaataaaaaatgaaggaaaataaataagctGGTGAAGGGCTTTGAAAAATGTCAAAGGAATTAGGTTACACATTTTAGCCTTTACTATTTTTCAGAacttaaaagaaaaaaaattatacaaaattaaaatatatacaagaataataatagataaatCGTCTAAAATAGTGACGCTGTGATATGGGCAAATCTATACattctaaaaaatataaaaaaatataaaaaatataaaaaatataaaaaaatataaaaaatataaaaaaatataaaaatataaaaaaaatataaaaaaaaatacaaagaAATAGTATACACACACGTACCAATGTCATTAACAACTGGATAgatatggaaataaaaaacgtATATTAATagagaaataataaaatatattaatttaaggAAACAACAAAAAAAGTTGATATTTTGTTTAGAGAGCACGAAATGTGAAAATGATAAACATAACTGtatgttttttattcatatatcaTTTAATGTTGCTAATATTAGGGATagtattttttgaaaattatttatttaaagatTTTGATAATAGCTTTAGTTtggtaaaaataatattttgtttttcttttgtCTTATGTTTATCTTTATTATCTATGATAATGTTTGAGATATTAGGGTTTATAACAACctctttaaaattatttatttggtaTATtgatataacatttttagttttatttatttatttaataatacctataagtttaatatatacatatgtaacATATGAGGATGAAAAGGTATCAAATAGCTTATTTaagtttaaatatttttattcggctttaaaaaaaatgaaaaataataaaaaaataaataacaataatgaaGATAAAAGTGATTTCATGAGAAGACTTGTATATGTTAGTGATGATATAATCAACAAAATGaagaattataataataaaataaaaagtcaaaataaaaaaaaaatatttaaaattattataggatctataattatattacCACTAATTTGGTTCactttatataaaatatctgTTGTAACATTTAAAAGTAATAGTGAtgtttatgatatatatgatatatataatatagacaatatattaaaagaaaaattaaatataataaataaagaatttgCTGATGAATATGATACaaacaatgaaaaaaataaaaatattttttttatcaaaattatgaaaaatttattaatttatatatctgTTACTGGAATGACTATAGTTAGTGCATTATCTGCTTTTACTAGTTTATATTCACCATATACAAATATTagtaacttttttttttttgttaaaataaaaaaagttaaagctattgaaaaaaaaattatttttataaaagatGAATTgtgttcaaaaaaaaaactacttttattatatcaatatcctaatttattaaatgattatataaaaaataaaaaaaataataattcaatGT
This genomic interval carries:
- a CDS encoding pantothenate kinase 1: MISKNIIDLLEKRNNEYKNIENNKYRCQYESKQVIYEYIYNSNIVENNKNVEENEKCDKKISYNCCSLDIGGTLIKLAYLNNIYINTNNEDRYRLKNLGIKIENDKYLFVDFFSVNKLNEALNFIIKNNLIKDKKIILTGGGSYKYYYNIIEKIIHEHILKKFNIKNNEYILTISKYQYCEEISTLYIQLQLNRNHKINVSNQIKFDNIFLTNFGKYERLVIYIENFEKSKNNMNKILNNDDVDEIKNNFIYNTELLLEVCRKDEMYCVINGIYKLFNVKKSIIKYDNILKAQIPIQIKSPLYPFIIANIGSGISILKSDSYNSFSRISGTSIGGGTVIGLATLIFGKISFDDLVKLSYKGNGNLDLKFKHLKNDVGSNECVKDNTLVSLFGLVNNILENNKENKDQTEQINQDIARSLILMVSYNIGYLVYLLAKIHSVKRIFFSGKYINNNEYIMESITKGVYYHFRHYNKTIENIGCFNNAPKNINKKNLFNNYDNIVDMSCYKLEVIKDDFHLRSYGQTSKDDTIPEVLFLKHDGFLGVIGGFFS